The following are encoded together in the candidate division KSB1 bacterium genome:
- a CDS encoding T9SS type A sorting domain-containing protein gives VWRRPLSEMITSVKGPETGLPIHFSLGQNFPNPFNPATTISFSLPSKSFVILKVFDALGREVSTLISEELSAGMYARQWNAAGLPSGVYFYRLQAGSFVETKKLVLLR, from the coding sequence GTGTGGAGACGGCCGTTGTCGGAGATGATTACCTCAGTGAAAGGGCCCGAAACTGGCTTGCCGATTCATTTCAGTCTTGGTCAAAACTTTCCGAACCCGTTTAATCCAGCGACGACTATTTCCTTTAGTCTTCCATCGAAGTCGTTTGTAATACTGAAAGTATTTGATGCTTTGGGAAGAGAAGTGTCGACTCTCATTTCAGAGGAGTTGTCTGCTGGAATGTATGCACGACAATGGAATGCGGCAGGTTTGCCGAGCGGTGTGTATTTCTACCGTTTGCAAGCTGGTTCGTTTGTCGAGACGAAGAAACTTGTCTTACTGAGGTGA
- a CDS encoding PaaI family thioesterase — MEEEGSVSCHAEIEPGRTLPTYEGCIVCGSRQANAATLGLKFVTDEQGVHVECVPSEIYSGYKGVVHGGIICALLDETMGWSVAVVRKKYFVTGELHVRFLRPLPVGLRVTVRGRPVAHHQRYSVAAGEIIGPDGKVHAEATGKFYVMPDDKARQVREYLTFAPGDWDFLGEEE; from the coding sequence ATGGAAGAGGAAGGCTCAGTCTCTTGTCATGCGGAAATTGAACCGGGTAGGACATTGCCGACCTATGAGGGGTGCATTGTCTGCGGCAGCCGCCAGGCAAATGCAGCCACGCTGGGACTGAAGTTTGTGACGGATGAGCAAGGGGTGCACGTGGAGTGTGTTCCCTCGGAGATATACTCCGGTTACAAGGGGGTGGTGCATGGCGGCATCATCTGCGCGCTTCTGGACGAAACGATGGGCTGGTCGGTGGCCGTGGTGCGCAAGAAGTACTTTGTCACAGGCGAGCTGCACGTGCGTTTCCTGCGCCCCTTGCCGGTGGGACTGCGGGTCACGGTGCGCGGTCGGCCGGTGGCGCATCATCAGCGTTACTCGGTGGCCGCAGGCGAAATCATCGGCCCGGATGGCAAGGTCCATGCCGAGGCAACCGGCAAGTTCTACGTCATGCCCGATGATAAGGCTAGACAGGTGCGCGAGTACCTGACCTTTGCACCGGGGGACTGGGACTTCTTGGGGGAGGAGGAATGA
- a CDS encoding HAD-IA family hydrolase, translating to MTRDKAKAFTSIVFDLDGTLLDTAPDVHLCSNLALRAMGLPEISLAQARASIGPGPDNFARVTLGEENMHRFGEFIALFRQLYSDRCLVSTRPFPGVMDMLQSLQGHRLVVATNKPGPYTKRILAGLNMEPYFDVVICPEEVTHLKPHPEMILTAMARTAATPETTLVVGDTDNDIIAGKAAGARTCAVTWGYGPRATLESLGPDFVISRAAELFSLLRRRQGGDDIRQRD from the coding sequence ATGACCCGCGACAAGGCGAAGGCTTTCACCAGCATCGTCTTTGACCTGGACGGGACGCTGTTGGACACCGCGCCCGATGTGCACCTCTGCTCGAACCTGGCCTTGCGCGCCATGGGACTGCCGGAGATCTCCCTGGCGCAGGCGAGGGCATCCATCGGGCCTGGACCGGACAATTTTGCACGCGTCACCCTCGGCGAAGAAAACATGCACCGGTTCGGCGAGTTCATCGCGCTGTTTCGCCAGCTGTACAGTGACCGCTGCCTGGTCAGCACGCGCCCTTTTCCCGGTGTTATGGATATGCTGCAAAGCCTGCAGGGTCATCGTCTGGTCGTGGCCACTAACAAGCCGGGGCCGTACACGAAGCGCATTCTTGCCGGATTGAACATGGAGCCTTACTTCGACGTGGTGATCTGTCCTGAGGAGGTGACACATCTGAAACCGCATCCGGAGATGATCCTGACGGCCATGGCGCGCACCGCCGCGACTCCGGAAACCACCCTGGTTGTGGGGGACACCGACAACGATATCATTGCCGGCAAGGCCGCCGGGGCCCGCACGTGCGCGGTGACCTGGGGCTATGGGCCGCGCGCGACGTTGGAATCCCTCGGGCCGGACTTTGTCATCAGCCGGGCCGCAGAGCTCTTCAGCCTCCTGCGCCGAAGGCAGGGTGGCGATGATATTCGTCAAAGGGACTGA
- a CDS encoding DUF6485 family protein yields MECKNFAKNMERCNCSYEPCPRKGYCCECLLYHRRMNELPACFFPDEVERTWDRSLRRFLSLQR; encoded by the coding sequence ATGGAATGCAAGAACTTTGCAAAGAATATGGAGCGCTGCAACTGTTCGTATGAACCGTGCCCGCGCAAGGGTTACTGCTGCGAGTGCCTTCTCTATCATCGCCGCATGAATGAGTTGCCCGCCTGCTTCTTTCCTGATGAGGTAGAACGCACCTGGGATCGGTCGCTGCGCAGGTTTCTCTCACTGCAACGATGA
- a CDS encoding thymidylate synthase: MTGNIPTFLVQAKTLPETWENAVLKCWHDGVDIRTEYDKPEDPPSKDCTMVMVVEDPFAEPRIHRAFPGGLEDLEIYRQEVVEGVHDHWICPEEGKWTYTYHKRLFAYEMEGEVIDQINYLIEKLAAVGYSRRAQAITWNPKTDPPTYDPPCLQRVWCRMLADEGGDLVLNMNTHWRSRDAYKAAYMNMFALTDLQRAIAERLAERLGRRVKVGRYVDIADSFHIYGSYFWEFAGFLRSVKERSFAERTWHSDFAQPMFEEARRRLAAEKK, from the coding sequence ATGACAGGAAACATCCCGACCTTCCTTGTGCAGGCGAAGACCTTGCCCGAGACCTGGGAGAACGCCGTGCTGAAGTGCTGGCACGACGGGGTGGACATCCGCACCGAGTACGACAAACCCGAGGACCCTCCCAGCAAGGACTGCACCATGGTGATGGTGGTGGAGGACCCTTTCGCCGAGCCACGTATCCATCGCGCCTTCCCAGGCGGCCTGGAGGACCTGGAGATCTATCGTCAGGAAGTGGTGGAAGGCGTGCACGACCACTGGATCTGCCCAGAGGAGGGCAAGTGGACCTACACCTACCACAAGCGCCTGTTTGCCTATGAGATGGAAGGGGAGGTTATCGACCAGATCAACTATCTGATCGAGAAGCTGGCTGCGGTCGGCTATTCTCGGCGGGCCCAGGCCATCACCTGGAACCCCAAGACCGACCCGCCCACCTACGACCCGCCATGCCTGCAAAGGGTATGGTGCAGGATGCTGGCCGACGAGGGCGGTGACCTGGTGCTGAACATGAACACCCACTGGCGCTCGCGGGACGCCTACAAGGCGGCTTACATGAACATGTTCGCGCTGACGGACCTGCAACGCGCGATTGCCGAGCGCTTGGCGGAGAGGCTGGGCAGGCGGGTCAAGGTCGGGCGCTATGTGGACATTGCCGACAGCTTCCACATCTACGGCAGCTATTTCTGGGAGTTTGCCGGGTTCCTGCGGAGCGTCAAGGAGCGCAGCTTCGCCGAGCGCACTTGGCACTCGGATTTTGCCCAACCAATGTTCGAAGAGGCCCGTCGGCGCCTGGCCGCAGAGAAAAAGTAG
- a CDS encoding PorT family protein encodes MRSGLACTMCALALCLPALLQAQSGMTVKSGWSVSAFRDRDHSLNPGVVLAVEKEWSLRARTSLSLEIAYVTRGGLFRDKLVGACSVGTPLTWRSQVCSMGFVELPLLCRFQLKPSARWKWQLVGGMSLALAVHDNTEVLRSQEIPNSYDPLTGRPVVLPDYVWDDGRLFSPAENSTFVAHARLSLKRGFYHLELRYARPLGGRSQAGGVDLDGKPYHALGITLGVWLPKKAPRLDSKTRE; translated from the coding sequence ATGAGAAGCGGCCTGGCTTGCACCATGTGCGCACTCGCCCTGTGCTTGCCAGCCTTGCTGCAGGCACAAAGCGGGATGACGGTCAAGTCCGGGTGGAGCGTTTCGGCGTTTCGCGACCGCGACCACTCCCTCAATCCGGGTGTGGTTCTGGCAGTGGAGAAAGAATGGTCCTTGCGCGCGCGCACCTCCCTGTCGCTGGAGATCGCCTATGTGACCCGGGGCGGCCTTTTCAGAGATAAACTGGTGGGAGCCTGCTCTGTGGGCACACCGCTCACGTGGCGCTCGCAGGTCTGCTCAATGGGCTTTGTCGAGCTTCCCCTCCTCTGCCGGTTTCAGCTCAAGCCATCGGCGAGGTGGAAATGGCAATTGGTCGGCGGCATGTCGCTGGCGCTGGCAGTGCACGACAACACGGAGGTGCTCCGCTCCCAGGAGATCCCCAACTCCTACGACCCATTGACCGGCAGGCCCGTTGTGTTACCGGATTACGTCTGGGACGATGGTAGGCTGTTTTCCCCGGCGGAAAACTCTACATTCGTGGCTCATGCACGGCTCAGTCTCAAGAGGGGTTTCTACCACCTCGAGCTCCGTTACGCTCGCCCTCTGGGTGGTCGGTCACAGGCCGGGGGTGTTGACCTTGACGGCAAACCTTACCATGCCTTGGGCATCACGCTTGGGGTGTGGCTCCCCAAGAAGGCGCCGAGGCTGGACAGCAAAACGAGGGAGTGA
- the gatD gene encoding Glu-tRNA(Gln) amidotransferase subunit GatD, with amino-acid sequence MEQPDAWKGYRGRARAKLRETNVHVWSDVVLHSTKGDFKGIILPRSENADDEHIVLKLHSGYNLGIHVDNVVSIEEVGYKEAHYRIPEREFPHDDAKPDVTLLGTGGTIASRLDYRTGAVIPAFTPGELYGAVPELADICNLKTTKLFGVFSENIESHHWITIANVIGEEIRNGVDGIVIGHGTDVMHYTAAALTFMVQKPPVPIVMVGSQRSSDRPSSDAALNLINAVRTAAYGDIAEVMVCMFGPTSDQYDLLHRGTRVRKMHSSYRNTFRTIGDIPLAMVWPARFQYLTDDYQRRRQDRGVLIDAVFEEKVSIVYYYPNMMPDIIDSLTDHGYKGIVIAGTGMGHVNRKINQALKRAIDKGVTVVMTVQTLWGYVQMYVYDTGRDLLDLGIIPLGNMLPETAYCKLGWVLAHTTEPEKVRQMMLTPINHETTEREPINGYLILQGGIPEVEEFLRRVRK; translated from the coding sequence GTGGAACAGCCGGATGCGTGGAAGGGATATCGGGGCAGGGCGCGCGCCAAGCTTCGGGAGACCAACGTGCACGTCTGGAGCGACGTGGTCCTTCACTCCACCAAAGGAGACTTTAAGGGCATCATCTTGCCCAGGAGTGAAAATGCCGACGACGAGCATATCGTGCTCAAGCTGCACAGCGGCTACAATCTCGGCATTCATGTGGACAACGTGGTGAGCATCGAAGAGGTCGGCTACAAGGAGGCGCACTATCGCATCCCGGAGCGGGAGTTTCCGCACGATGACGCCAAACCGGATGTGACCCTGCTCGGTACCGGCGGTACCATTGCCAGCCGCCTGGACTATCGCACAGGCGCCGTGATCCCAGCCTTCACGCCCGGGGAGCTCTACGGAGCCGTGCCCGAGCTCGCCGACATCTGCAACTTGAAGACCACCAAGCTCTTTGGTGTGTTCAGCGAAAACATCGAGTCGCACCATTGGATCACCATCGCCAATGTCATCGGCGAGGAGATCCGCAACGGGGTGGACGGCATCGTCATTGGCCACGGCACCGATGTGATGCACTACACGGCTGCTGCGCTCACCTTCATGGTGCAGAAGCCGCCCGTGCCCATCGTCATGGTGGGCTCGCAACGCTCCAGCGACCGCCCGTCCAGCGATGCGGCCCTCAACCTGATCAACGCGGTGCGCACTGCTGCCTATGGCGACATCGCCGAGGTGATGGTGTGCATGTTCGGCCCCACCAGCGACCAGTACGACCTGCTCCACCGCGGCACCCGCGTGCGCAAGATGCACTCCAGCTACCGCAACACCTTTCGCACCATTGGCGACATTCCCTTGGCCATGGTGTGGCCGGCCCGCTTTCAGTACTTGACCGACGACTACCAACGCCGCCGCCAGGATCGGGGGGTGCTGATCGACGCCGTGTTCGAAGAGAAGGTCAGCATCGTGTACTACTACCCAAACATGATGCCCGACATCATCGATTCGCTCACCGACCACGGCTACAAGGGCATCGTGATTGCCGGCACCGGAATGGGGCACGTCAACCGCAAGATCAACCAGGCGCTCAAGCGGGCCATCGACAAGGGAGTCACGGTGGTCATGACCGTGCAGACGTTGTGGGGCTACGTGCAGATGTACGTGTACGACACCGGCCGCGACCTGCTGGACTTGGGCATCATTCCGCTTGGCAATATGTTGCCGGAGACTGCCTACTGCAAGCTCGGCTGGGTGTTGGCGCACACCACCGAGCCGGAGAAGGTCCGCCAGATGATGCTCACGCCCATCAACCACGAAACTACCGAGCGTGAGCCCATCAACGGCTATCTCATCCTGCAGGGTGGGATTCCGGAGGTCGAAGAGTTTCTCCGTCGGGTGAGGAAATGA
- a CDS encoding SDR family oxidoreductase, with protein MRGSESGAVGEGSIAWVTGAGRGIGRAVAEALAQRGLRVVLSARTAAQIEAVAAAINGAGGKALSIAADVTKPDELTALVAQVREVWGEIDILVNNAGVWRFTEVAKTSLEEWQEQIAVNLTGAFLCTKAVLEGMLRRGSGHIINIISVAGKRPYARCAAYCAAKYGLLGFTEVLRMEVRKQGIRVTAVFPGATDTPGWGAEDERRALMMRPQSVAQVVVAACFAPPDVMPEETVLRPVPGDL; from the coding sequence ATGAGGGGTAGCGAGTCTGGAGCAGTCGGTGAGGGGAGCATTGCCTGGGTCACAGGGGCAGGGCGAGGCATTGGGCGGGCGGTGGCCGAAGCTTTGGCCCAGCGCGGCCTGCGCGTTGTGCTCTCGGCGCGCACTGCGGCGCAGATTGAGGCAGTGGCCGCCGCCATCAACGGCGCGGGGGGAAAGGCGCTCTCCATTGCGGCAGACGTGACCAAGCCCGATGAGCTCACAGCGCTGGTGGCCCAAGTGCGCGAGGTGTGGGGGGAAATCGACATCCTGGTGAACAACGCCGGCGTCTGGCGCTTTACCGAGGTGGCGAAGACCAGCCTGGAGGAGTGGCAGGAGCAGATTGCCGTCAACCTCACCGGGGCATTTCTCTGCACCAAGGCGGTCTTGGAGGGGATGCTTCGCCGGGGCAGCGGCCATATCATCAACATCATCTCGGTGGCGGGCAAGAGGCCTTACGCGCGTTGTGCCGCCTATTGTGCGGCAAAGTATGGCCTGCTCGGCTTCACCGAGGTGCTGCGCATGGAGGTGCGCAAGCAGGGGATACGCGTCACGGCTGTTTTTCCTGGGGCAACGGACACGCCAGGCTGGGGGGCGGAAGACGAGCGCCGGGCCCTGATGATGCGCCCGCAAAGCGTGGCCCAGGTAGTAGTGGCAGCTTGCTTTGCCCCTCCAGACGTCATGCCCGAAGAGACTGTGCTGCGGCCGGTGCCGGGTGACCTGTAG
- the folE gene encoding GTP cyclohydrolase I FolE has product MAERIRDLVDAMLRALGEDPSRPGLQRTSERVEKALTFLSQGYAQDPEEILQKAIFDERYDEMVIVKDIEVFSLCEHHMLPFFGRCHVGYLPKGRIVGVSKIPRVVDVYARRLQLQERLTTQIADALWRHLEPYGVGVVIEARHLCMMMRGVEKQNSVMTTSAMRGVFQSERATRMEFMELIRSHGA; this is encoded by the coding sequence ATGGCGGAGAGGATCCGGGACCTGGTGGATGCCATGTTGCGTGCATTGGGCGAAGACCCCTCGCGCCCGGGCCTGCAAAGGACCTCAGAGCGGGTGGAGAAGGCACTGACCTTTCTCTCTCAGGGCTACGCGCAGGATCCCGAGGAGATCTTACAAAAGGCCATCTTTGACGAACGCTACGACGAGATGGTCATCGTCAAGGATATCGAGGTCTTTAGCCTGTGCGAGCACCACATGCTCCCCTTTTTCGGGCGATGTCACGTGGGCTACCTGCCCAAGGGGAGGATCGTGGGTGTGAGCAAGATTCCCCGCGTGGTCGACGTGTATGCGCGGCGGCTGCAGTTGCAGGAGCGCCTGACCACGCAGATCGCCGATGCCCTCTGGAGGCATCTGGAGCCATATGGCGTGGGAGTGGTCATCGAAGCGCGCCACCTGTGCATGATGATGCGCGGTGTGGAGAAGCAGAACTCGGTGATGACCACCAGCGCCATGCGCGGCGTGTTCCAGAGCGAGCGCGCCACCCGCATGGAGTTCATGGAGCTCATCCGCAGCCACGGAGCATAG
- a CDS encoding 6-carboxytetrahydropterin synthase: MVYITRKASFSAAHRLHNPQLSDEENRQVYGVCNNPMGHGHNYTVEVTVCGEPDPHDGMVLDLGALGHLVEEELIKKVDHKFLNYQVDFLQGVIPTAENLAKRFWEVLCDKLPRGRLYEVRVHESEHNSAFYRGE, encoded by the coding sequence ATGGTGTACATTACGCGCAAGGCTTCGTTCAGCGCGGCGCACCGGTTGCATAACCCGCAGCTGAGCGACGAGGAAAACAGGCAGGTCTATGGCGTGTGCAACAACCCCATGGGGCATGGTCACAACTACACGGTGGAGGTCACGGTATGCGGTGAGCCAGATCCGCACGACGGCATGGTGCTCGACCTCGGCGCGCTCGGCCACCTCGTCGAGGAAGAGCTCATCAAGAAGGTGGACCACAAGTTTCTCAACTATCAGGTGGACTTCCTGCAAGGAGTCATCCCCACGGCTGAGAATTTGGCAAAGCGCTTTTGGGAAGTGCTCTGCGACAAGTTGCCGCGCGGCCGACTCTACGAGGTGCGCGTGCACGAGTCCGAGCACAATAGCGCATTCTACAGAGGAGAGTGA
- a CDS encoding glycosyltransferase, whose product MRRGVPEQVDIVLSSYNRAHLIERAIASVRGQTYRHWRLLVVDDGSTDHTRRLMAALLAEDERIAYLPLQHGGLAQARNAGIAHSSAPFLTFIDADDEYLPEHLAVRVAYLVSHPEVDLLHGGVELLGDERDHYVVDARDPSRLIHLRDCCIGATLFGKRSVFVALGGLRLLPYSSESDFLARAEQRFRVVKVEWPTYRYHLEPEDRTCKIVRRSPESLSAPKTGEV is encoded by the coding sequence GTGAGAAGAGGAGTGCCAGAGCAGGTCGACATTGTGCTGTCTAGCTACAACCGGGCCCACCTCATCGAGCGGGCCATTGCCTCCGTGCGCGGGCAGACGTATCGGCACTGGCGGCTGCTGGTGGTAGACGACGGCAGCACTGACCACACGCGCCGCCTGATGGCGGCGTTGCTCGCGGAGGACGAGCGCATCGCCTACCTGCCGCTGCAACACGGCGGGCTGGCGCAGGCGCGCAACGCGGGCATTGCCCACAGCAGCGCCCCTTTCCTCACCTTCATCGACGCCGACGATGAGTACTTGCCCGAGCATTTGGCGGTGCGCGTCGCCTACCTGGTCTCGCACCCGGAGGTGGACCTGCTCCATGGCGGCGTGGAGCTGCTGGGAGACGAACGCGATCACTACGTGGTGGACGCGCGCGACCCATCGCGCCTCATTCACTTGCGGGACTGCTGCATCGGCGCCACCCTTTTCGGCAAAAGGAGCGTCTTCGTCGCTCTCGGCGGCTTGAGATTGCTCCCGTACTCCTCTGAGTCGGACTTCTTAGCCCGCGCCGAACAGCGTTTCCGCGTGGTGAAGGTGGAGTGGCCGACCTACCGCTACCACTTGGAACCAGAAGACCGCACGTGCAAGATCGTGCGCCGTTCCCCGGAATCGCTTTCGGCCCCCAAGACCGGCGAGGTGTAG